The following proteins come from a genomic window of Actinomarinicola tropica:
- a CDS encoding MarR family winged helix-turn-helix transcriptional regulator codes for MEPIAPNVVDLTDSLSRVVRWATLPRFTERVADEAGVRLDRSAYVLLVRLGERSWRVGELADHLCLDVSTVSRQVQALEEAGLARREPHPTDRRGWVVVIDEGGRLALEAHRRARRQIFAELLADATVDELDTVASVLHRLAERIETYVGG; via the coding sequence ATGGAACCGATCGCCCCGAACGTCGTCGACCTGACCGACTCGCTGAGCCGGGTCGTGCGCTGGGCGACGCTGCCCCGCTTCACCGAGAGGGTGGCCGACGAGGCCGGCGTCCGCCTCGACCGTTCGGCCTACGTCCTGCTCGTCCGCCTCGGCGAGCGGTCGTGGCGGGTGGGTGAGCTGGCCGACCACCTCTGTCTGGACGTGTCGACGGTGAGCCGGCAGGTCCAGGCGCTCGAGGAGGCCGGCCTGGCCCGCCGGGAGCCGCACCCGACCGACCGCCGAGGATGGGTCGTGGTCATCGACGAGGGTGGGCGGTTGGCCCTGGAGGCGCATCGCCGCGCCCGGCGGCAGATCTTCGCCGAGCTGCTCGCTGACGCAACGGTCGACGAGCTCGACACCGTGGCCTCGGTGCTGCACCGGCTGGCCGAGCGCATCGAGACCTACGTCGGCGGCTAG
- a CDS encoding MDR family MFS transporter — protein sequence MRSCGSCIVHLLGDTTMRPHPMSWRALNMNDAAAAPDAQLTHREVLVVMSGLMLGMLVAALGQTVVATALPTIVGELGGQDQLAWVVSATLLTSTASTPLWGKMSDLYGRRPLFQAAIVVFLVGSVLCGLSQTMGQLIGFRAVQGLGIGGLMALSQAIIGDIVSPRERGRYQGYIGSVFGVSSVGGPLIGGFLVDGPGWRWCFYVGVPIGIAAYVVTNRVLTMPFARRDHQIDYLGAALIVGGVSLLLLLLSLGGSEFEWGSTEIAGMAVGSAVLLTLAVVQERRAAEPIIPPRLFRIPTFRITSLAGFIVGVAMFGAIVYLPQYLQIVKGQSPTRSGLLTIPLMIGLMGMSIGSGRVITRTGRYKVFPVVGLIVVAIGLSLFSLLGVDTPLPVAGAYMLVLGAGLGMVMQVLVLAVQNAVEHRDLGTATSAATFFRSMGGALGVAVFGALLSNRLGRYIPERLAAAGVEDRAGGGDLLGTPDAIAALPGPVRDAVLGGFADSLSDIYTIAIPIALVGFVVVLFLPELPLRTSVRDQEPVVTDGEAVSAAFETSFVDDNADVPDLTESGVQAFDRQTDATGNP from the coding sequence GTGCGGAGCTGCGGAAGTTGTATCGTGCACCTTCTGGGCGATACAACGATGCGCCCGCATCCGATGTCCTGGAGGGCCTTGAACATGAACGATGCCGCAGCGGCACCTGACGCGCAGCTCACCCACCGGGAGGTCCTGGTGGTGATGAGCGGGCTCATGCTCGGCATGCTCGTGGCCGCACTCGGTCAGACCGTCGTCGCCACCGCCTTGCCGACGATCGTGGGCGAGCTCGGCGGCCAGGACCAGCTGGCGTGGGTGGTGAGCGCAACGCTGCTCACCTCCACCGCCTCGACGCCGCTGTGGGGCAAGATGAGCGACCTGTACGGCCGGCGGCCGCTGTTCCAGGCCGCCATCGTGGTCTTCCTCGTCGGGTCGGTGCTGTGCGGGCTCTCGCAGACCATGGGCCAGCTCATCGGCTTCCGCGCTGTGCAGGGCCTCGGGATCGGAGGCCTGATGGCCCTGTCGCAGGCCATCATCGGCGACATCGTCTCGCCCCGCGAGCGGGGCCGCTACCAGGGCTACATCGGCTCGGTGTTCGGCGTGTCGAGCGTCGGCGGACCGCTCATCGGCGGCTTCCTCGTCGATGGCCCGGGCTGGCGCTGGTGCTTCTACGTCGGCGTGCCCATCGGCATCGCCGCCTACGTGGTGACCAACCGGGTGCTCACCATGCCGTTCGCCCGTCGCGACCACCAAATCGACTACCTCGGGGCCGCGCTCATCGTCGGTGGCGTCTCCCTCCTGCTGCTCTTGCTCTCCCTCGGGGGCAGCGAGTTCGAGTGGGGCTCGACCGAGATCGCGGGCATGGCGGTCGGCAGCGCGGTGCTGCTCACGCTGGCCGTGGTGCAGGAGCGACGGGCGGCCGAGCCGATCATCCCGCCTCGCCTGTTCCGTATCCCGACGTTCCGGATCACCAGCCTGGCGGGCTTCATCGTCGGTGTGGCCATGTTCGGGGCCATCGTCTACCTGCCCCAGTACCTCCAGATCGTCAAGGGTCAGAGCCCCACCCGATCGGGTCTGCTCACCATCCCGCTGATGATCGGCCTCATGGGGATGTCGATCGGGTCGGGTCGGGTCATCACCCGCACCGGTCGCTACAAGGTGTTCCCGGTGGTGGGCCTGATCGTGGTGGCCATCGGCTTGTCGCTGTTCTCCCTGCTCGGCGTCGACACCCCGCTTCCGGTCGCCGGCGCCTACATGCTCGTCCTCGGAGCAGGTCTCGGCATGGTCATGCAGGTGCTCGTGCTCGCCGTCCAGAACGCGGTCGAGCACCGCGACCTCGGCACGGCGACGTCGGCGGCGACCTTCTTCCGCTCGATGGGCGGGGCCCTCGGCGTGGCCGTCTTCGGGGCGCTGCTGTCGAACCGGTTGGGCCGGTACATCCCCGAGCGACTCGCCGCTGCCGGGGTCGAAGACCGAGCCGGCGGCGGGGACCTGCTCGGGACACCGGATGCGATCGCTGCGCTGCCCGGCCCCGTGCGGGACGCCGTGCTCGGCGGCTTCGCCGACAGCCTGTCCGACATCTACACCATCGCCATCCCCATCGCGTTGGTCGGCTTCGTCGTCGTCCTGTTCCTGCCTGAGCTCCCGCTGCGCACCTCGGTTCGGGACCAGGAACCGGTGGTCACCGACGGCGAAGCGGTCAGCGCCGCTTTCGAGACCTCGTTCGTCGACGACAACGCTGACGTCCCGGATCTCACCGAGAGCGGGGTTCAGGCTTTCGACCGCCAGACCGACGCCACCGGCAACCCCTGA
- a CDS encoding ferritin-like domain-containing protein translates to MLADLYRYFHAEERRHANAELALMRRWDMLDGDGPPEPDISIRLAMDWLDRYADSLPLAVLGAAIPMLEVALDGALLKFLTDEVADPVCQQVFELVNNDESRHLAVGYHVLEVLGRDPLHVHAITAARVLLSPAVLASLPAAVPLFSHARDNIVGMGLDEAKLAEALGRFEKVGDRQPDVRRNPSYLALKEFGKMVVDRSHPYHLLSDRVTRAMAHYPRRLLRRPPSWIDQLTYEPVV, encoded by the coding sequence GTGCTGGCCGACCTGTACCGCTACTTCCACGCGGAGGAGCGGCGCCACGCCAACGCCGAGCTCGCGCTGATGCGGCGCTGGGACATGCTCGACGGCGACGGCCCTCCCGAGCCCGACATCAGCATCCGCCTGGCGATGGACTGGTTGGACCGCTACGCGGACTCGCTGCCCCTCGCGGTGCTCGGCGCGGCGATCCCGATGCTCGAGGTCGCCCTCGACGGTGCCCTGCTCAAGTTCCTCACCGACGAAGTGGCCGACCCGGTCTGCCAGCAGGTGTTCGAGCTGGTCAACAACGACGAGTCCCGGCACCTCGCGGTGGGCTACCACGTGCTCGAGGTGCTCGGTCGCGATCCCCTCCACGTCCATGCCATCACCGCGGCGCGGGTGCTGCTGTCGCCCGCGGTGCTCGCCTCGCTGCCGGCGGCCGTGCCCCTGTTCTCCCACGCCCGAGACAACATCGTGGGCATGGGTCTGGACGAGGCCAAGCTGGCCGAGGCGCTCGGTCGGTTCGAGAAGGTGGGGGACCGCCAGCCCGACGTGCGCCGGAACCCGTCGTACCTCGCACTCAAGGAGTTCGGCAAGATGGTGGTCGACCGCAGTCATCCGTACCACCTGCTGAGCGACCGGGTCACGCGGGCGATGGCCCACTACCCCCGGAGGTTGCTGCGCCGACCGCCGTCGTGGATCGACCAGCTCACCTACGAGCCCGTGGTCTGA
- a CDS encoding NAD(P)/FAD-dependent oxidoreductase has product MVALAAAGRRVKVFEDRPRLVLPEGRRVPGRAELLAAAAGPRRVAAACSARIPTLPLVRRGLAGAPVRAHRLAGSHQRRRLVPDPWMRRQLTPSRHDHRPPLRSDGYYRALASGRAQLVSWPIARITTDGIRTCDGLEHRIDHLVVAG; this is encoded by the coding sequence GTGGTCGCCCTGGCTGCCGCCGGTCGTCGAGTGAAGGTCTTCGAGGACCGACCCCGCCTCGTGCTCCCCGAGGGTCGTCGGGTGCCCGGGCGGGCCGAGCTCCTCGCGGCCGCAGCCGGACCTCGGCGCGTGGCCGCCGCCTGCAGCGCCCGGATCCCGACGCTGCCCCTGGTCCGTCGCGGCCTCGCTGGCGCGCCCGTCCGGGCCCACCGCCTCGCCGGGTCGCACCAGCGCCGCCGGCTCGTGCCCGATCCGTGGATGCGCCGTCAGCTCACGCCCTCACGCCACGACCACCGCCCCCCGCTCCGCTCCGACGGCTACTACCGGGCGCTGGCGAGCGGGCGGGCACAGCTGGTGAGCTGGCCGATCGCTCGCATCACGACCGACGGCATCCGGACCTGCGACGGGCTCGAGCACCGCATCGACCACCTCGTCGTGGCCGGCTGA
- a CDS encoding AarF/UbiB family protein, with protein sequence MGAALKREVRAWLEAALVHGFFHGDVHAGNLMLDTDGEVVFLDFGICGSFDDETREIVRRGLPALLVSGDFEAVAQAIFDMGPCSTRRAWSSPLPTSPRSSSRSSASRCRRSATGRC encoded by the coding sequence CTGGGAGCCGCGCTCAAGCGCGAGGTGCGGGCGTGGCTGGAGGCGGCGCTCGTGCACGGCTTCTTCCATGGTGACGTGCACGCCGGCAACCTGATGCTCGACACCGACGGCGAGGTGGTCTTCCTCGACTTCGGGATCTGCGGGTCCTTCGACGACGAGACGCGCGAGATCGTGCGGCGCGGCCTGCCGGCCCTGCTCGTGTCCGGCGACTTCGAGGCGGTGGCCCAAGCGATCTTCGACATGGGGCCGTGCTCAACCCGACGAGCCTGGAGCAGTCCGCTGCCGACATCGCCGAGATCGTCGAGCCGATCCTCGGCCAGCCGCTGTCGGAGATCAGCTACGGGCAGGTGCTGA
- a CDS encoding AarF/UbiB family protein, which produces MRVPTVHWELTSPRVLTMERMHGYKIDDLVELAGHRMGPGSRAQARGAGVAGGGARARLLPW; this is translated from the coding sequence GTGCGGGTCCCGACGGTGCACTGGGAGCTGACCAGCCCGCGCGTGCTGACCATGGAGCGCATGCACGGGTACAAGATCGACGACCTGGTCGAGCTGGCAGGCCACCGGATGGGACCTGGGAGCCGCGCTCAAGCGCGAGGTGCGGGCGTGGCTGGAGGCGGCGCTCGTGCACGGCTTCTTCCATGGTGA
- a CDS encoding AarF/UbiB family protein — MEVIEAELGGHHDELFASFDRTPMASASIAQVHAAALHDGSDVVVKVQRPGIGKILSSDLRILLKLARVLDKVSAKGRMANPVAVVEDFATTLSEELNFIVEARSMERFGRIVAAGHAPGGCGSRRCTGS, encoded by the coding sequence GTGGAGGTGATCGAGGCCGAGCTCGGCGGCCACCACGACGAGCTGTTCGCCTCGTTCGACCGCACGCCGATGGCGTCGGCGTCGATCGCCCAGGTCCACGCCGCCGCCCTGCACGACGGGTCCGACGTGGTGGTGAAGGTCCAGCGCCCGGGGATCGGCAAGATCCTGTCGTCGGACCTGCGGATCCTGCTCAAGCTCGCCCGCGTCCTCGACAAGGTCTCGGCCAAGGGGCGCATGGCCAATCCGGTGGCGGTGGTGGAGGACTTCGCCACCACGCTGAGCGAGGAGCTCAACTTCATCGTCGAGGCCCGCTCCATGGAGCGCTTCGGTCGGATCGTCGCCGCCGGCCACGCACCGGGCGGGTGCGGGTCCCGACGGTGCACTGGGAGCTGA